The Cydia splendana chromosome Z, ilCydSple1.2, whole genome shotgun sequence genome window below encodes:
- the LOC134804379 gene encoding apoptosis regulatory protein Siva-like gives MTKRSNPFIEDFVQQSKVHVGMKQFNNNEDRLQKVYEKTLELLFRGAKMPTKSVEVPIENECRKDGFKQLFLGKNGHLQQTGAVTKPITQKCPCGAVSEDRCSYCEKELCGACQHPCERCQLRYCNHCCLTGSEGTEICVSCYS, from the exons ATGACGAAGCGGTCTAACCCATTTATCGAGGACTTCGTGCAGCAGAGCAAAGTCCACGTCGGAATGAAACAATTCAACAACAACGAAGACCGACTTCAGAAAGTGTACG AGAAAACCCTAGAACTACTGTTCCGTGGTGCCAAGATGCCCACAAAGAGCGTTGAGGTGCCAATAGAGAATGAATGCAGAAAGGATGGTTTTAAGCAGTTGTTCCTTGGGAAAAATGGCCATCTCCAGCAGACTGGTGCTGTG ACAAAGCCCATCACCCAGAAGTGTCCGTGCGGGGCTGTGTCGGAGGATCGCTGCTCATATTGTGAGAAGGAGCTCTGCGGGGCCTGCCAGCATCCCTGCGAGCGCTGCCAACTCCGCTATTGCAACCACTGCTGTCTGACAGG ATCTGAAGGCACGGAGATATGTGTGTCCTGTTAtagttaa